GACCGCGCCGGGCTATTCCTCTGCGCCGGCGCGCACGATCTGCTCGATCGTCTCGTAGGAGAACCCGCGGCGCAGCAGCAGCGCCGTCAGTCGCTGCCGTCGCGTGCGGGGATCGAGGGAAGCATAGCGACGCGCCGCCTGCTGCACCACCCGGCGGGCGGCGGCGGATTCGTCGACTGGGCCGGCCTCGCCCTGCTCGGCCGCGAAGCGCTCGCGGGCGGCGGCGATGTCGCCGGCCGAGACCCCGCGCCCGCGCAAGTCCTGCTCGAGCTTGCGCCAGCCGGCGGCTCGCCGGCCCCAGCGGCCGGCGATGTAGGCGCGGGCGTACTCGACGTCGTCCACCAGGCCGACTTCGGCGAGGCGATCGAGCGTCTCGGCGATGGTCGAGGGCTCGTAGCCCTTGTCGCGCAGGCGGCGCGCCAGATCGCCGCGTGTCCGCCGCTGGCGATCGAGCAGCCGGAGCGCCGCTTCGCGAGCCTCGGCGATCATGGCCGCCGCGTGCTGAGCGCCGCCTCGATCGCGGCGATCGCGGTGTCGGGATCGAGGACCTCGATGATCAGCTTCTTGTAGCGCTCGTGTTCGAGCGAGACCGCGATCGCGTGGTCGAGGTTCCGGACGTCCCAGTAGATGAACTCGCCGTCCTGGAAGAAGCAGCCGGCGCGAAACAGGTTGGGAATGCTGGTGCCCCACATCTTGATGCCGTTCAACCAGCCCATGCCGGGGAGGTTCTCGCGGCTCGCGCCCTTGATGTGCTCGATCGGAATGCGCAGCCGGCTGGTCAGGCCCCAGTGGCGATCCCAGCCCTGGACCTCGAACACCACCTTGTCGTCTTCGACGCTGATCTCGACCATGGTCTGGAGCTCTTGCGCGAGAATGAGTCGCCGAAAGCGGGCGGGCGCCGCGGGACCCACGCGGGTGGGTGCCTCTCGCGGCGCCCGATCTCCCTACCGCCTTCCGTCCTTCGCGACCATCGCGGGCGCGGGGCGCGCGGGTTGAGCCGCCGGTTTCCCGGGCGGAGCCGCTGGCGCGGCCGCGGTACCCGCGGCCGGCTTCGCCGCCGCGTTCGCGCCATTCGCGCCCTCAGCTGCCGGCGTTCCCGGCACCTTGAGCCCGAGCAGCGGAAACAGCTTCGCCTCGATCTTCGCGGCGACGTCCTTGTGCTCCTTGAGGTAGAGCCGCGCGTTCTCTCGACCCTGACCGATGCGTTCGTCGCCGAAGCTCATCCAGGTGCCCGCTTTCTGGACCACGCCCTTGTCCACCGCGTAGTCCAGCATCTCGCCTTCTCGTGAGATGCCCTCGTTGTAGAGGATGTCGAACTCGGCCTCGCGGAACGGCGCCGCCACCTTGTTCTTCACCACCTTGACTTTGGTGCGGTTGCCGATCGCGACCTCGGCCTCTTTCAGCGTCGCGATGCGCCGGATGTCGAGGCGCACCGAGGCGTAGAACTTGAGCGCGCGCCCCCCCGCGGTGGTCTCGGGCGAATTGTGAACCGCGACCCCGTCGACCAGGTAAGTGTGGAATCCCTCGACCTCGATGTCGAATCGATGCATCCCGCGCGTCTCGGGCTTCACGTACTTCTTCGTGATGCGCGCGGGGGCCGCACGAAGTTGGCGCCGTTCGTCCAAGCCGGTGTCGGAAGCCGCGGCCTCCCAACGAAACTTCCCGCGTTGAGAGGGATGGAGCTTGTAGGCGACCGACGGATGCACGTAGGGCGCGATC
The window above is part of the Candidatus Sulfotelmatobacter sp. genome. Proteins encoded here:
- a CDS encoding regulatory protein RecX, coding for MIAEAREAALRLLDRQRRTRGDLARRLRDKGYEPSTIAETLDRLAEVGLVDDVEYARAYIAGRWGRRAAGWRKLEQDLRGRGVSAGDIAAARERFAAEQGEAGPVDESAAARRVVQQAARRYASLDPRTRRQRLTALLLRRGFSYETIEQIVRAGAEE